Proteins co-encoded in one Setaria viridis chromosome 9, Setaria_viridis_v4.0, whole genome shotgun sequence genomic window:
- the LOC117838814 gene encoding protein NRT1/ PTR FAMILY 8.3 isoform X2, whose product MESSLEEERRQSLLVRATEPEDLAEYTGDGSVDFRGSPILKRNTGNWRACSLILGTEVCERLAYYGISKSLVTYLSTRLHEGNVSAARNFTTWQGTCYLTPLIGATLADSYWGKYRTIAVFSTIYFLGMAALTLSASVPSFMPPQCVGSVCPQPTLPQYLIYFVGLYMIALGAGGIKPCVSSFGADQFDDTDPVEKTKKGAFFNWFYFCINIGSLISGTVLIWVQENYGYGIGFGIPTFFIALAIGSFFLGSEIYRFQIPGGSPLTRACQVVVSATRKRKVDLPVDGSLLYELDGKSSAIEGSRKLEHSSEFSFLDKAAVILWNERDGYHDPWRLCTVTQVEELKILLRMFPIWATGIVFFTVCAQNSSMFIEQGMALDNQIGSFKIPPATLSSLDVISVVVWVPIYERLVVPIARRFTGKERGFSELQRMGIGLFVSTIAVAVAALVEIKRLQVARAEGMVHQKVPVPMSILWQAPQYLLVGVGEVFTSIGQAEFFYNQSPDAMRSLCSAFALVTVSLGSYLSSFILTLVSYFTTRNGQLGWIPDNLNEGHLDRFFWLITGLSSLNLLVFLYYAQQYKCKRASVA is encoded by the exons ATGGAGTCGTcgctggaggaggagcggcggcagagCCTCCTGGTGCGCGCGACGGAGCCGGAG GATCTTGCTGAGTACACAGGCGATGGTTCAGTTGACTTTAGAGGTTCTCCTATTTTAAAGCGTAACACAGGGAACTGGAGAGCGTGTTCATTGATTCTTG GAACTGAAGTATGTGAACGTTTGGCCTACTATGGCATCTCAAAAAGTTTGGTCACTTACCTTTCAACAAGACTGCATGAAGGAAATGTCTCTGCAGCGAGGAACTTCACAACCTGGCAAGGAACTTGTTATCTCACACCACTTATTGGAGCAACCTTAGCAGATTCGTACTGGGGAAAGTACAGAACTATTGCTGTTTTCTCCACTATTTACTTTCTT GGGATGGCAGCATTGACACTTTCAGCATCAGTTCCTTCTTTCATGCCCCCTCAATGTGTTGGATCTGTTTGTCCACAACCGACCTTACCTCAGTATCTTATATACTTTGTTGGACTATACATGATTGCTTTGGGAGCTGGAGGTATCAAGCCATGTGTTTCATCCTTTGGTGCTGACCAATTTGATGATACTGATCCAGTTGAGAAAACAAAGAAAGGCGCTTTCTTCAATTGGTTTTATTTCTGCATAAATATTGGATCTTTGATCTCTGGCACTGTTCTTATTTGGGTGCAAGAGAACTATGGATACGGCATTGGATTTGGGATCCCTACTTTTTTCATTGCCTTAGCTATTGGAAGCTTTTTTTTAGGTTCAGAGATATATAGATTTCAGATACCAGGAGGAAGCCCACTTACAAGAGCATGTCAGGTAGTTGTGTCAGCCACTCGCAAGCGAAAAGTGGATTTGCCTGTTGATGGTTCTCTTCTCTATGAGCTCGATGGCAAGAGTTCAGCTATCGAGGGGAGTCGTAAGCTGGAGCATAGTAGTGAATTCAG TTTCCTTGACAAAGCTGCGGTCATTTTGTGGAATGAACGTGATGGTTATCATGATCCATGGAGACTTTGCACAGTCACACAAGTTGAAGAGCTTAAAATATTACTGAGGATGTTTCCAATCTGGGCAACAGGCATTGTGTTCTTCACCGTATGTGCTCAAAACTCATCAATGTTCATAGAACAGGGTATGGCCCTCGATAACCAAATCGGTTCTTTCAAGATTCCACCAGCCACTCTGTCATCCTTAGATGTTATCAGTGTTGTTGTTTGGGTTCCAATTTATGAGAGATTAGTTGTGCCCATAGCCAGGAGATTCACTGGAAAAGAGAGAGGTTTCTCTGAGCTTCAACGAATGGGAATCGGCTTATTTGTGTCTACAATCGCAGTGGCAGTTGCAGCATTAGTTGAGATCAAGCGTCTGCAGGTCGCAAGGGCAGAGGGTATGGTCCATCAGAAGGTACCTGTTCCTATGAGCATCCTTTGGCAGGCACCTCAGTACTTGCTGGTCGGTGTGGGGGAGGTGTTCACATCAATTGGTCAAGCTGAGTTTTTCTACAATCAGTCACCAGACGCCATGAGAAGCCTATGCTCAGCTTTTGCTCTTGTTACCGTGTCACTCGGGAGTTATCTCAGCTCATTCATCTTGACCCTGGTGTCATATTTCACTACTCGAAATGGGCAATTGGGGTGGATTCCTGATAACTTAAATGAAGGACATCTTGACCGTTTTTTCTGGCTGATAACCGGACTCAGCTCTCTGAATCTCCTGGTTTTCCTATATTATGCCCAACAATACAAGTGCAAGAGAGCTTCTGTTGCTTAG
- the LOC117838814 gene encoding protein NRT1/ PTR FAMILY 8.3 isoform X1, with translation MESSLEEERRQSLLVRATEPEDLAEYTGDGSVDFRGSPILKRNTGNWRACSLILGTEVCERLAYYGISKSLVTYLSTRLHEGNVSAARNFTTWQGTCYLTPLIGATLADSYWGKYRTIAVFSTIYFLGMAALTLSASVPSFMPPQCVGSVCPQPTLPQYLIYFVGLYMIALGAGGIKPCVSSFGADQFDDTDPVEKTKKGAFFNWFYFCINIGSLISGTVLIWVQENYGYGIGFGIPTFFIALAIGSFFLGSEIYRFQIPGGSPLTRACQVVVSATRKRKVDLPVDGSLLYELDGKSSAIEGSRKLEHSSEFRFHLCYTFVLTMRAFKLVSWNFLDAATFFRITDSKHTHDFYICRNLHTVSIDTFSPLNSFLDKAAVILWNERDGYHDPWRLCTVTQVEELKILLRMFPIWATGIVFFTVCAQNSSMFIEQGMALDNQIGSFKIPPATLSSLDVISVVVWVPIYERLVVPIARRFTGKERGFSELQRMGIGLFVSTIAVAVAALVEIKRLQVARAEGMVHQKVPVPMSILWQAPQYLLVGVGEVFTSIGQAEFFYNQSPDAMRSLCSAFALVTVSLGSYLSSFILTLVSYFTTRNGQLGWIPDNLNEGHLDRFFWLITGLSSLNLLVFLYYAQQYKCKRASVA, from the exons ATGGAGTCGTcgctggaggaggagcggcggcagagCCTCCTGGTGCGCGCGACGGAGCCGGAG GATCTTGCTGAGTACACAGGCGATGGTTCAGTTGACTTTAGAGGTTCTCCTATTTTAAAGCGTAACACAGGGAACTGGAGAGCGTGTTCATTGATTCTTG GAACTGAAGTATGTGAACGTTTGGCCTACTATGGCATCTCAAAAAGTTTGGTCACTTACCTTTCAACAAGACTGCATGAAGGAAATGTCTCTGCAGCGAGGAACTTCACAACCTGGCAAGGAACTTGTTATCTCACACCACTTATTGGAGCAACCTTAGCAGATTCGTACTGGGGAAAGTACAGAACTATTGCTGTTTTCTCCACTATTTACTTTCTT GGGATGGCAGCATTGACACTTTCAGCATCAGTTCCTTCTTTCATGCCCCCTCAATGTGTTGGATCTGTTTGTCCACAACCGACCTTACCTCAGTATCTTATATACTTTGTTGGACTATACATGATTGCTTTGGGAGCTGGAGGTATCAAGCCATGTGTTTCATCCTTTGGTGCTGACCAATTTGATGATACTGATCCAGTTGAGAAAACAAAGAAAGGCGCTTTCTTCAATTGGTTTTATTTCTGCATAAATATTGGATCTTTGATCTCTGGCACTGTTCTTATTTGGGTGCAAGAGAACTATGGATACGGCATTGGATTTGGGATCCCTACTTTTTTCATTGCCTTAGCTATTGGAAGCTTTTTTTTAGGTTCAGAGATATATAGATTTCAGATACCAGGAGGAAGCCCACTTACAAGAGCATGTCAGGTAGTTGTGTCAGCCACTCGCAAGCGAAAAGTGGATTTGCCTGTTGATGGTTCTCTTCTCTATGAGCTCGATGGCAAGAGTTCAGCTATCGAGGGGAGTCGTAAGCTGGAGCATAGTAGTGAATTCAG ATTCCATTTATGCTACACTTTTGTTCTGACAATGCGTGCTTTTAAGCTTGTGTCTTGGAACTTCCTGGACGCAGCAACCTTTTTCAGAATCACGGACAGTAAGCATACACATGATTTTTACATATGCAGAAACTTGCATACTGTCTCAATTGACACGTTCTCTCCCCTCAACAGTTTCCTTGACAAAGCTGCGGTCATTTTGTGGAATGAACGTGATGGTTATCATGATCCATGGAGACTTTGCACAGTCACACAAGTTGAAGAGCTTAAAATATTACTGAGGATGTTTCCAATCTGGGCAACAGGCATTGTGTTCTTCACCGTATGTGCTCAAAACTCATCAATGTTCATAGAACAGGGTATGGCCCTCGATAACCAAATCGGTTCTTTCAAGATTCCACCAGCCACTCTGTCATCCTTAGATGTTATCAGTGTTGTTGTTTGGGTTCCAATTTATGAGAGATTAGTTGTGCCCATAGCCAGGAGATTCACTGGAAAAGAGAGAGGTTTCTCTGAGCTTCAACGAATGGGAATCGGCTTATTTGTGTCTACAATCGCAGTGGCAGTTGCAGCATTAGTTGAGATCAAGCGTCTGCAGGTCGCAAGGGCAGAGGGTATGGTCCATCAGAAGGTACCTGTTCCTATGAGCATCCTTTGGCAGGCACCTCAGTACTTGCTGGTCGGTGTGGGGGAGGTGTTCACATCAATTGGTCAAGCTGAGTTTTTCTACAATCAGTCACCAGACGCCATGAGAAGCCTATGCTCAGCTTTTGCTCTTGTTACCGTGTCACTCGGGAGTTATCTCAGCTCATTCATCTTGACCCTGGTGTCATATTTCACTACTCGAAATGGGCAATTGGGGTGGATTCCTGATAACTTAAATGAAGGACATCTTGACCGTTTTTTCTGGCTGATAACCGGACTCAGCTCTCTGAATCTCCTGGTTTTCCTATATTATGCCCAACAATACAAGTGCAAGAGAGCTTCTGTTGCTTAG
- the LOC117838814 gene encoding protein NRT1/ PTR FAMILY 8.3 isoform X3, which yields MHLLKGMAALTLSASVPSFMPPQCVGSVCPQPTLPQYLIYFVGLYMIALGAGGIKPCVSSFGADQFDDTDPVEKTKKGAFFNWFYFCINIGSLISGTVLIWVQENYGYGIGFGIPTFFIALAIGSFFLGSEIYRFQIPGGSPLTRACQVVVSATRKRKVDLPVDGSLLYELDGKSSAIEGSRKLEHSSEFRFHLCYTFVLTMRAFKLVSWNFLDAATFFRITDSKHTHDFYICRNLHTVSIDTFSPLNSFLDKAAVILWNERDGYHDPWRLCTVTQVEELKILLRMFPIWATGIVFFTVCAQNSSMFIEQGMALDNQIGSFKIPPATLSSLDVISVVVWVPIYERLVVPIARRFTGKERGFSELQRMGIGLFVSTIAVAVAALVEIKRLQVARAEGMVHQKVPVPMSILWQAPQYLLVGVGEVFTSIGQAEFFYNQSPDAMRSLCSAFALVTVSLGSYLSSFILTLVSYFTTRNGQLGWIPDNLNEGHLDRFFWLITGLSSLNLLVFLYYAQQYKCKRASVA from the exons ATGCATCTATTGAAGGGGATGGCAGCATTGACACTTTCAGCATCAGTTCCTTCTTTCATGCCCCCTCAATGTGTTGGATCTGTTTGTCCACAACCGACCTTACCTCAGTATCTTATATACTTTGTTGGACTATACATGATTGCTTTGGGAGCTGGAGGTATCAAGCCATGTGTTTCATCCTTTGGTGCTGACCAATTTGATGATACTGATCCAGTTGAGAAAACAAAGAAAGGCGCTTTCTTCAATTGGTTTTATTTCTGCATAAATATTGGATCTTTGATCTCTGGCACTGTTCTTATTTGGGTGCAAGAGAACTATGGATACGGCATTGGATTTGGGATCCCTACTTTTTTCATTGCCTTAGCTATTGGAAGCTTTTTTTTAGGTTCAGAGATATATAGATTTCAGATACCAGGAGGAAGCCCACTTACAAGAGCATGTCAGGTAGTTGTGTCAGCCACTCGCAAGCGAAAAGTGGATTTGCCTGTTGATGGTTCTCTTCTCTATGAGCTCGATGGCAAGAGTTCAGCTATCGAGGGGAGTCGTAAGCTGGAGCATAGTAGTGAATTCAG ATTCCATTTATGCTACACTTTTGTTCTGACAATGCGTGCTTTTAAGCTTGTGTCTTGGAACTTCCTGGACGCAGCAACCTTTTTCAGAATCACGGACAGTAAGCATACACATGATTTTTACATATGCAGAAACTTGCATACTGTCTCAATTGACACGTTCTCTCCCCTCAACAGTTTCCTTGACAAAGCTGCGGTCATTTTGTGGAATGAACGTGATGGTTATCATGATCCATGGAGACTTTGCACAGTCACACAAGTTGAAGAGCTTAAAATATTACTGAGGATGTTTCCAATCTGGGCAACAGGCATTGTGTTCTTCACCGTATGTGCTCAAAACTCATCAATGTTCATAGAACAGGGTATGGCCCTCGATAACCAAATCGGTTCTTTCAAGATTCCACCAGCCACTCTGTCATCCTTAGATGTTATCAGTGTTGTTGTTTGGGTTCCAATTTATGAGAGATTAGTTGTGCCCATAGCCAGGAGATTCACTGGAAAAGAGAGAGGTTTCTCTGAGCTTCAACGAATGGGAATCGGCTTATTTGTGTCTACAATCGCAGTGGCAGTTGCAGCATTAGTTGAGATCAAGCGTCTGCAGGTCGCAAGGGCAGAGGGTATGGTCCATCAGAAGGTACCTGTTCCTATGAGCATCCTTTGGCAGGCACCTCAGTACTTGCTGGTCGGTGTGGGGGAGGTGTTCACATCAATTGGTCAAGCTGAGTTTTTCTACAATCAGTCACCAGACGCCATGAGAAGCCTATGCTCAGCTTTTGCTCTTGTTACCGTGTCACTCGGGAGTTATCTCAGCTCATTCATCTTGACCCTGGTGTCATATTTCACTACTCGAAATGGGCAATTGGGGTGGATTCCTGATAACTTAAATGAAGGACATCTTGACCGTTTTTTCTGGCTGATAACCGGACTCAGCTCTCTGAATCTCCTGGTTTTCCTATATTATGCCCAACAATACAAGTGCAAGAGAGCTTCTGTTGCTTAG
- the LOC117838814 gene encoding protein NRT1/ PTR FAMILY 8.3 isoform X4 gives MESSLEEERRQSLLVRATEPEDLAEYTGDGSVDFRGSPILKRNTGNWRACSLILGTEVCERLAYYGISKSLVTYLSTRLHEGNVSAARNFTTWQGTCYLTPLIGATLADSYWGKYRTIAVFSTIYFLGMAALTLSASVPSFMPPQCVGSVCPQPTLPQYLIYFVGLYMIALGAGGIKPCVSSFGADQFDDTDPVEKTKKGAFFNWFYFCINIGSLISGTVLIWVQENYGYGIGFGIPTFFIALAIGSFFLGSEIYRFQIPGGSPLTRACQVVVSATRKRKVDLPVDGSLLYELDGKSSAIEGSRKLEHSSEFRFHLCYTFVLTMRAFKLVSWNFLDAATFFRITDISLTKLRSFCGMNVMVIMIHGDFAQSHKLKSLKYY, from the exons ATGGAGTCGTcgctggaggaggagcggcggcagagCCTCCTGGTGCGCGCGACGGAGCCGGAG GATCTTGCTGAGTACACAGGCGATGGTTCAGTTGACTTTAGAGGTTCTCCTATTTTAAAGCGTAACACAGGGAACTGGAGAGCGTGTTCATTGATTCTTG GAACTGAAGTATGTGAACGTTTGGCCTACTATGGCATCTCAAAAAGTTTGGTCACTTACCTTTCAACAAGACTGCATGAAGGAAATGTCTCTGCAGCGAGGAACTTCACAACCTGGCAAGGAACTTGTTATCTCACACCACTTATTGGAGCAACCTTAGCAGATTCGTACTGGGGAAAGTACAGAACTATTGCTGTTTTCTCCACTATTTACTTTCTT GGGATGGCAGCATTGACACTTTCAGCATCAGTTCCTTCTTTCATGCCCCCTCAATGTGTTGGATCTGTTTGTCCACAACCGACCTTACCTCAGTATCTTATATACTTTGTTGGACTATACATGATTGCTTTGGGAGCTGGAGGTATCAAGCCATGTGTTTCATCCTTTGGTGCTGACCAATTTGATGATACTGATCCAGTTGAGAAAACAAAGAAAGGCGCTTTCTTCAATTGGTTTTATTTCTGCATAAATATTGGATCTTTGATCTCTGGCACTGTTCTTATTTGGGTGCAAGAGAACTATGGATACGGCATTGGATTTGGGATCCCTACTTTTTTCATTGCCTTAGCTATTGGAAGCTTTTTTTTAGGTTCAGAGATATATAGATTTCAGATACCAGGAGGAAGCCCACTTACAAGAGCATGTCAGGTAGTTGTGTCAGCCACTCGCAAGCGAAAAGTGGATTTGCCTGTTGATGGTTCTCTTCTCTATGAGCTCGATGGCAAGAGTTCAGCTATCGAGGGGAGTCGTAAGCTGGAGCATAGTAGTGAATTCAG ATTCCATTTATGCTACACTTTTGTTCTGACAATGCGTGCTTTTAAGCTTGTGTCTTGGAACTTCCTGGACGCAGCAACCTTTTTCAGAATCACGGACA TTTCCTTGACAAAGCTGCGGTCATTTTGTGGAATGAACGTGATGGTTATCATGATCCATGGAGACTTTGCACAGTCACACAAGTTGAAGAGCTTAAAATATTACTGA